AACATAACAGACCACAACCCGACAACACCTGGGATCATCACAATCAAACAAAGAACACCAACAGAAGTGTTCAATTACTGAACGCGGAGACGTAGGTTCCGCTCAGGATCAGTTCGCGCAACGAAGCGAGTTCTCATGCAAACCCCCACAGACACCCCGCTGTATCTGGCGGTGGAGCTACGGCTCCCCACCAACTGGCTGGACTACACGATCCTGGCGATCTACTTCGTCGTCGTCCTCGGCATCGGCTTCGCGGCCCGCCGCTCGGTGAAGACCAGCCTCGACTTCTTCCTCTCCGGACGCTCGCTGCCCGCCTGGATCACCGGCCTCGCCTTCATCTCGGCGAACCTGGCGGCCACCGAGATCCTGGGCATGGCCGCGAACAGCGCGCAGTACGGCGCCTACACCGTGCACTGGTACTGGATCGGCGCCATCCCGGCCATGGTGTTCCTGGGCCTCGTGATGATGCCCTTCTACTACGGCAGCAAGGTCCGCTCGGTCCCCGAGTTCCTGCTGCTGCGCTTCGACCGGGCCGCCCACCTGCTCAGTTCGATCCTGTTCGCGTTCGCCGCGATCCTGATCGCGGGCGTCAACCTCTACGCCCTCGCGATCGTCGTCGAGGCCCTGCTGGGCTGGCCGCAGTGGGTCGCGATCGTGGTCGCCGGCGCCTTCGTGCTGGCGTACATCACCCTCGGCGGTCTGTCCTCGGCGATCTACAACGAGGTCCTGCAGTTCTTCGTGATCCTGGCCGCCCTCATCCCGATCACCGTGCTCGGCCTGAAGAAGGTCGGCGGCTGGGGCGGGCTGACCGACAAGCTCACCGCCACCCACGGCCACAACTTCACCACCGCCTGGGGCGGCACCGGCATCGGCAGCGTCAACCCGCTCGGCGCCAACTGGCTGACCATTGTCCTCGGCCTCGGCTTCGTGCTCTCCTTCGGCTACTGGACGACGAACTTCGCCGAGGTGCAGCGCGCCCTGTCCGCGAAGAACCTCTCCGCCGGGCAGCGCACCCCGCTGATCGCCGCCTACCCGAAGATCTTCATCGTCTTCCTGGTGATGATCCCGGGCCTGGTCGCCGCCGCGCTCGTGCCGAAGATCGGCTCCTCCGGCTCCGGCCTGCAGTACAACGACGCCATCCCGTACCTGATGCAGGAGCTGCTGCCCAACGGCGTGCTCGGCATCGCGGTCACCGGTCTGCTGGCGGCCTTCATGGCGGGCATGGCGGCGAACGTGTCGTCCTTCAACACCGTGTTCACGAACGACATCTGGGCCAAGTACGTGGTGCGCGGCCGCGAGGACGCGTACTACGTCCGCTTCGGCCGCCTGATCACCGCGATCGGCGTGGCCGCCTCCGTCGGTACGGCGTTCCTGGCGTCCTCGTTCTCGAACATCATGAGCTACCTGCAGACGCTGTTCTCCTTCTTCAACGTGCCGATGTTCGTGGTCTTCATCGTCGGTATGTTCTGGAAGCGCGCGTCCGCCAAGTCCGGCTTCTGGGGCCTGCTCGCCGGCACCGTCACGGCGATGGTCAACTACTTCGTGCTCTACAAGAAGGGCATCATCTCGATCCCCTCCGACCAGGGCGCCAACTTCGTCTCCGCGATCGCGGGCTTCGTCGCCGGCGCGGTCGTGATGGTCGCGGTGTCCTTCTTCACGAAGCCGAAGCCGGCGGAGGAACTCCAGGGGCTCGTCTACGGCACCCGCTCCCCCGGCATGGCCGAGCCGCCCGCGCCCGGTGACGAGGCCTGGTACCGCAAGCCGGCCCTGCTGGGCTGGGGCGCGGTCGTGCTGGCCGCCGCCTGCTACATCCCGTTCTCGCTCTGACGCGGAAGGACCGAGGAACCATGAGCGAACACCCCGACCACGCAGAGCACTCCGACCGCCGTCACGAGGGCTTCCACTACAGCGAGGAGGACGTCCAGCGGGAAGTCACCGAGCTGGAGAGCAAGTCCGCGACCGCGGCCCGCATCTTCGACCTGCGCCGCATCATCGGCGGCCTGTTCGTGGTGTACGGCGTCATCGTCACGATCACCGGCATCACCGACTCCCAGTCCGCCATCGACAAGGCCCAGGGCGTCAACATCAACCTCTGGACCGGGATCGGCATGCTCCTGCTGGGCATCTTCTTCCTGGCCTGGCTCAAGCTGCGGCCCACGCCTCCGGCGGTTTCGCCGGAGGAGAAGCAGGGGGAGTAAAGCGCCGTTCCCGTGTGCGGGTGCGTGGGGGCTGATCGCGCAGTTCCCCGCGCCCCTTGGGGAGTTGCGCCGCCGCACCCGCATTCGCGCGTAGCTGCGGGCAGTCGTGCCGATGGGGCGGCACGGGTGGGCGCAGCGGCACCCGGCACGCGCCCCCCGGCCCGCAGCAGCACCGGTGATTATTCGGAACCGGGGTTCAGAGGTCCCGCCCGGTCCAGGAGCCCCGTCCGCGCGGCCAGCGCCGCCGCCTCCAGGCGCGACCCCACCCCCAGCTTCATCAACACCCGCTGCACATGCGTCCGCGCGGTACTCGGCGCGATCCGCATCCCGGCCGCGATCAGCCGCGTGTCCTCCCCGTCGGCCACCCGCACCAGCACCTCCACCTCCCGAGGCGTCAGCATGCGCAGCAGCCGCTGAGCCTCGTCGTCCGGCTGCGCCGACGGATTGAGCAGCTCCCCGAACGCCCCCTGCAGCAACTGCGGAGCCACCGCGGCCTCCCCCGACCGCGCCTTCATGATCGCCCGCTCGACCCCCTCTATCCGCTCGTCGTGCCGCACATACCCCGAGGCCCCCGCGGCGAACGCCGCCGCGATACCCCGCGGCGACGGCACCGGGCCGAGTACCACCATCGCCACCTGCGGCCGCTCCCGCTTGATCTTCGCCACCGGGTCGAACGCACCCGGTTCGGCCGGCGCCGCCGTACCCAGCAGACACACCTCCGGCGCCCGCGCGATCACCAGGTCCGCCGCACCCGCGGCCGGCGCCGCCGCGGCGAGCACGCGGTGCCCGCGCAGCTTCAGCGCCGACGCCAACGCCTCCGCGAGCAGGCGATGGTCGTCGACGACCATGAGCCGTACTCCCATAGAGCAACCCCCCAGTCCCCCCCATGGATGCCCCACTATGGACGCCCAGCGGTCCGCAAGGACAGAGGGCCCCCCGGCACCTCGCCCTTCATGTCCCCGGAAGCTACACGCTTGTTCGACGTATTGCTGCCCCTCTTGATGAGAAGTGCCCCGGATCGATGAAATCCGGGGCACTTCTTGGTAAGTCACCCATTCGGGCGAGAGACGCCACGGCGTCGGCCGGCGGTCAGCCGTTCGTGCCGTACGCGACCGCCAGGTCCTCTTTGCCGTCCGACGACCAGCCCTTCTCCTTGGCATAGACCTGCGACATGTACAGACGCCCGTCGCCGAAGAGGATCTCCGAGTCCTCCGGCAGCATGTTGGCCTCCGCATTCCGCGCGTCGTCCAGGGCCGGGTTCTCCAGCAGCTTGGTCGCCTCGAAGGACCCGCCGTCGATGCTGACGACCTGCCCGCCCTTGTCGTACGGCGGCTTCTTGTAGGCGAGCAGGTTGCCGCCGTCCATGCGCAGCGGGCTCAGCAGATAGCCGTCACCGGCCTCGAGGCGCTGACCGGTCGGCTTGCCGGTGTTCAGGTCGAAGGAGACGATCTCGTTGGTGCTGTTCAACGCGCCGCTGGTGCCGTCGTGCTGCTCGGTCGGCAGGTACAGCTTGCCGTTGCCCGCGACGATCGACTTGCAGGCCTCGACGCGGTAGATCCCGTCGCACTTGCCGCCGTAGGTCTTGCCCGGCGCGGAAATGTGGGCGAGCAGCTTGCCGGACTTGTCGTCGATGGAGAAGTAGTCCGAGACCCCACTGCCGTCACCGGCGCTCTCGCCCACGTCGGCGGCCACCACCAGCGGGTCGGTGGAGACGATGGAGGCGTACTGGATGCCCGAGTCCATCTTGTACTCGGAGATCACCTTCCCGGTCTTCGGGTCGAGCGTCTGGATGAGCAGCTGTCCGTTGGCGGAGTCACCGCATTTGCGCACCGCGACCAGCTTGTCGCCACCGCCGTAGCCCGCGTCGTAGCAGTTGTCGCCCGGCTTCGGCAGCCACAGCGGCTTGTCCGAGTCGATGTCGAAGGCTGCGGCGCCGTTGCTGTCGCCGACCGCGACGGTGCGCTGAGCGACCGTCACATTCTGGTAACTGATGGGAGAGTCACCGGACTTGACCGACTGCGTCCACAGCTTTTTGCCCGCGTTGAGATCGATTGCGGAGATCTGTGTGCACCCGGCGATGTTCTTCTTCGTGTTCCACTTCGGCTGGTAGACGATCGCGGTCCTGCCGTCGGCCGTGGCGTGCGGGCTGGCCGCGCAGACCGGGCCGGGCAGCGGGATCGTCCACAGCTTGGTGCCCTTGGCAGGGTCGTAGCCGACGATCTCGGCCATGCCGCTCTTGGCGTACACCTTGTCGGTCAGCCACGAACCCGCGGTGCTGACCGCGCCGTCCGCGGTGGGCAGCGGAACCTGGAACAGCACCTTGGCCGCGGGGTTGGCCGGCACCTTCTCCTTGCTGCCGCCGGTTCCCCCGGTGCCGCCGCCGCTGCCGCCCGTGCCCCCGGTGCCGCCGCTGGAGGAGGCGGAGTCGTGCGTCTTGTCGCCGCCTCCGGAGGAGTTGGCGTACCAGAAGCCGCCGGCGACGATCAGCGCGATGGCCACGACCGCCGCGACGACTATGAGCAGCATGGTGTTGTTCCGCCCGCCGCCGCTCTGCCCCGGCTGCGGGTGCATCGGCACGGTCGGCGGCTGGCCCGGGTAGCCGTAACCCGGCTGCGCGGGCTGCGTGTACGGGTTCTGCGGCTGGCCGGGGTAGGGAGCGGCGGGCTGGCCGTACGCCGGCGGCTGCTGGCCCTCGGCCGGGGGCTGCTGCCCGCCGGGGTAGCCGTAACCGGGCTGCGGCGGCTGCGGGGCCGGTGCGGCCTGCGGGTAGCCGTAACCGGGCTGCGGCTGAGGTTGCTGAGCCGGCTGCTGTGGGCTCGGGGGGCCGAAACCGCCCTGCTGCGGGGGCTGGTTCGGCGGCGGAGGGGGCGGCTGGGTCATGAGACGGGTACCTCGGTGAGGCTCGAAAGCCGGAAGGGATTCGCTAGGGACAGAGGGAAGCCGGGACGGCGGCTCATATGGACTGGACGGCGCGGTCGGCTCAGTTGCCGAAGGCCATGAGCAGCTTCTCCTTCGACTGATCGCTGCCGTTCAGCCGGCCGGCGGAGATGAAGAACCGCCCGTCGGCCCAGTCCACGACACCGTTGTAGAACGTGTTCTCGATCTGGGCCGTGCCCTGCGGGTTCTGCAGCAGCTTGGTGGTCGTGTGGGAGGAGCCGGTGACCGGGATCGACACCACCTGGCCGCCCGCGTCGTACGACGGCTGCACATACGCGACGAGCTTGCCGCCCTGGATCTGCATCGGATACATCGGCTCGTCGGCCGGTGACTTGGCCCGCCACCGCGCCTTGCCGTCGGCCAGGCTGATCGCGACGATCTCGTTGGCGCTGCTGGTGGTGTCCGTCGGCAGATACAGCGTGTCGGCGTCCGCGGCGACGCCCTGACAGCCCTGCAGGTCGCGCTCGAGGACCGCCCAGCCGCAGCGGGGGGCGAACTTCCCGTCGACCTTGACCTCCGAACGGAACTTGCCGTCCTTGGTGAACGTCGAGATGTTCCAGGCCTTCTTGTCCTCATTGGTCAGATAGACCACCAGCGGGTCGACGGAGAACGTCCGGGTGACCTGCCAGCCCTTCTTGACCGGCTGCGTCCAGTGCACCTTGCCGGTGGCCGGGTCCAGTTCCTGGATCTCGTCGTGCGCGTTGCTGCCGCCCGCACCGCAGGAGGCCACCTGGATCAGCCGGTCGGTGCCGCCCGCGTACGCGGCCGGGAAGCAGTCCGCGCCGTACTTCTCCTTGTCGTACAGCTTCCTGCCGCTGTCGATGTCGTACGCCGTGCCCGACTCCGAACGCCCCACCATCAGCGTCTTGCCGCTCACGGTCAGCTCGACGTTCAGCGCGCTGTCGAACAGTCCGCCGTCGGCGACCTCGTGAGTCCAGCCCTGTTGGCCGGTGGCGAGGTCGATCTGCTGCAGCTGGTTGCACTTGGCGTTGTCCCCGGCGCCGCTCATGTACGCCACGACGACCTTGTCGTCGGCCGACTTCTGCGGGGTGACCGCGCAGATCTTCTGCGGGAAGGAGACCGGGCCCCACACGGGCTTGCCGTCGCCGACGCCATAGGCGAAGACCTGCTTGTACGCCGCCTTCACCGCCGCCTTGTCGGTGACCCACATGCCGGGTGCGTCGGCGCCCGCACCCGGGGCGTCCGGCGCCGACTTGTACCAGAGCACCTTCGCCTCGCCGGCCCGTCGGCCCTCGTTGAGGTTCTCCGGGTCGTCACCGCTGCCGGACGTGCCCGACGCGCTCGGCGCGGTGGTGGCGGCGTGCTTGGGGTCGTCGCTCTGCTGGGCGACCGGCTTCTTCTTGGGATCGTCGCCGCCGCTCGTGACCGCGTACACCGTGCCGCCGATGACGAGCAGCGCGGCCACCGCGGCACCGATGATCAGCGCCGTCCTCTTCCTGTCGGGCCCGGTGGCGGGCGAGCCCGGGTACGGCGGCTGCTGCGGCTGGCCGAAACCGGGCTGGGGCGCCGCACCGTAGGGGCCCGGCTGCTGCGGATAGCCGTAGGGGCCCGGGGTGCCGTACGGGCCCGGCTGCTGGGGGTAGCCGTAGCCGGGCTGGGGCGGCTGCGGCGGGGCGGCGGGCGGCTGAGCCGGGGGCGGGGGCGGGGCGCCCGGGGCGCTGGGGTCGGCCTGCGAGGGGCCGAACCCGCCCTGGGCCGGGGGTGGTTGCGGGGCGCCGAAGCCGCCACCCTGCGGCGGCTGCTCCTGCGGCGGTCTGTCCTGCGGCGCTCCGAAACCGCCGTGCGGCGGTTGATTGGGCGGCTGAGTCATCAGCGCTCTTCCCCCTCGTTCACTGATTTTTAGCCACACCCTGAGGTTCTTGACGGACCCTGGGTTGTTACTCAGAAAGTTCTCAGACGGCCCTTTCTATCACCCGGTACCGACAGCGCACGGGCCCGGATCCGCCGCTGTTCCCAAGGGACGACCGGCCCGTGATGCCGCCGTTACGCGCCTTCACGCCCCCTTCACGCGGCGCACGCAACAGCACCGCGCGCCGGGCGAGGACACCGGCGCGGTGGGGGGTGGGGCCGTGAAGAGCGGGCGCACGGTGGCTGATTCACACCAGGGGACGCGGGCGCGGGTTGCGCACGCCGCGCTACGAGGGGCGCGCACGGGGGGTGTTGAGCGCCCCCGACGGCGAATCCGTCTGCAGGGAGCGCCGCGCCAGACAGCGCGCACGCCCAGACCAAGCGTCGCGCCGGCCGGCGCGCGACCTCTCCCGAGCCCCGCGCTTGGCGACGTGCGCACCCCGCTCGAGCGCCGTGCTCGGCGACGCGCACACCCGTAACTCACAACGGAACGCGCCCTCACTACGACGCCTGCTCCCCCGTCACCGCTCCCGCGCCCCACGCGCGCGCCCCGGTCGCGCTAAGCGTCCTCCGCCAGTTCCAGCCAGCGCAGTTCCAGTTCCTCGCGCTCGCCGGCGAGGTCGCGCAGCTGGGCGTCCAGGTCGGCGACCTTGGCGAAGTCGGTGGCGTTCTCGGCGATCTGGGCGTGCAGCTTGGTCTCCTTCTCGGAGATCTTGTCCAACTGCC
The genomic region above belongs to Streptomyces sp. CG1 and contains:
- a CDS encoding sodium:solute symporter family protein, producing MQTPTDTPLYLAVELRLPTNWLDYTILAIYFVVVLGIGFAARRSVKTSLDFFLSGRSLPAWITGLAFISANLAATEILGMAANSAQYGAYTVHWYWIGAIPAMVFLGLVMMPFYYGSKVRSVPEFLLLRFDRAAHLLSSILFAFAAILIAGVNLYALAIVVEALLGWPQWVAIVVAGAFVLAYITLGGLSSAIYNEVLQFFVILAALIPITVLGLKKVGGWGGLTDKLTATHGHNFTTAWGGTGIGSVNPLGANWLTIVLGLGFVLSFGYWTTNFAEVQRALSAKNLSAGQRTPLIAAYPKIFIVFLVMIPGLVAAALVPKIGSSGSGLQYNDAIPYLMQELLPNGVLGIAVTGLLAAFMAGMAANVSSFNTVFTNDIWAKYVVRGREDAYYVRFGRLITAIGVAASVGTAFLASSFSNIMSYLQTLFSFFNVPMFVVFIVGMFWKRASAKSGFWGLLAGTVTAMVNYFVLYKKGIISIPSDQGANFVSAIAGFVAGAVVMVAVSFFTKPKPAEELQGLVYGTRSPGMAEPPAPGDEAWYRKPALLGWGAVVLAAACYIPFSL
- a CDS encoding LuxR C-terminal-related transcriptional regulator, which codes for MGVRLMVVDDHRLLAEALASALKLRGHRVLAAAAPAAGAADLVIARAPEVCLLGTAAPAEPGAFDPVAKIKRERPQVAMVVLGPVPSPRGIAAAFAAGASGYVRHDERIEGVERAIMKARSGEAAVAPQLLQGAFGELLNPSAQPDDEAQRLLRMLTPREVEVLVRVADGEDTRLIAAGMRIAPSTARTHVQRVLMKLGVGSRLEAAALAARTGLLDRAGPLNPGSE
- a CDS encoding PQQ-binding-like beta-propeller repeat protein, whose amino-acid sequence is MTQPPPPPPNQPPQQGGFGPPSPQQPAQQPQPQPGYGYPQAAPAPQPPQPGYGYPGGQQPPAEGQQPPAYGQPAAPYPGQPQNPYTQPAQPGYGYPGQPPTVPMHPQPGQSGGGRNNTMLLIVVAAVVAIALIVAGGFWYANSSGGGDKTHDSASSSGGTGGTGGSGGGTGGTGGSKEKVPANPAAKVLFQVPLPTADGAVSTAGSWLTDKVYAKSGMAEIVGYDPAKGTKLWTIPLPGPVCAASPHATADGRTAIVYQPKWNTKKNIAGCTQISAIDLNAGKKLWTQSVKSGDSPISYQNVTVAQRTVAVGDSNGAAAFDIDSDKPLWLPKPGDNCYDAGYGGGDKLVAVRKCGDSANGQLLIQTLDPKTGKVISEYKMDSGIQYASIVSTDPLVVAADVGESAGDGSGVSDYFSIDDKSGKLLAHISAPGKTYGGKCDGIYRVEACKSIVAGNGKLYLPTEQHDGTSGALNSTNEIVSFDLNTGKPTGQRLEAGDGYLLSPLRMDGGNLLAYKKPPYDKGGQVVSIDGGSFEATKLLENPALDDARNAEANMLPEDSEILFGDGRLYMSQVYAKEKGWSSDGKEDLAVAYGTNG
- a CDS encoding PQQ-binding-like beta-propeller repeat protein, which encodes MTQPPNQPPHGGFGAPQDRPPQEQPPQGGGFGAPQPPPAQGGFGPSQADPSAPGAPPPPPAQPPAAPPQPPQPGYGYPQQPGPYGTPGPYGYPQQPGPYGAAPQPGFGQPQQPPYPGSPATGPDRKRTALIIGAAVAALLVIGGTVYAVTSGGDDPKKKPVAQQSDDPKHAATTAPSASGTSGSGDDPENLNEGRRAGEAKVLWYKSAPDAPGAGADAPGMWVTDKAAVKAAYKQVFAYGVGDGKPVWGPVSFPQKICAVTPQKSADDKVVVAYMSGAGDNAKCNQLQQIDLATGQQGWTHEVADGGLFDSALNVELTVSGKTLMVGRSESGTAYDIDSGRKLYDKEKYGADCFPAAYAGGTDRLIQVASCGAGGSNAHDEIQELDPATGKVHWTQPVKKGWQVTRTFSVDPLVVYLTNEDKKAWNISTFTKDGKFRSEVKVDGKFAPRCGWAVLERDLQGCQGVAADADTLYLPTDTTSSANEIVAISLADGKARWRAKSPADEPMYPMQIQGGKLVAYVQPSYDAGGQVVSIPVTGSSHTTTKLLQNPQGTAQIENTFYNGVVDWADGRFFISAGRLNGSDQSKEKLLMAFGN